The Candidatus Methylomirabilota bacterium sequence GGTGCGGTCGAAGCCGGTTGGGCCAGTTCGGGCGGCTGCCAAGGCAGTTCATACCTTATGGCGACGCTGCTCAAGAATCAGGCCACTGGGGCATACTTTTCGGCTCGGATCTCCTATCGCATAGATTTCGTACTGCCTGAAACGCCGAGCGGGCGGCTGATCGACCTCTTCCGGAAGTACAATCGTGTGATCGACGAGAAGGCCGATGAAGATCGGCTGCTCCTCGGCATGCTCGTTTGGGCATCAAAGACTGCGGTGACTCGATACTTCGGGACTCTTCCGGCCTCCTACGGCGACCTCCGCAACTTCTGCCGCGAAATCGACATAGACCTTGAGGCTGCAGCCGCGCCATATCGGGCCCTCGGTGCTCAGCTGCTTGGCGGTGTCCCGATGGTAGTCGCGCTCCTCCGTCCCCATGCGCTAATTGGGGAGGGGACGGCCGTAGAACTCCTCAACTTCGTGATCCTCGCATCCGAAGACCATTCGAACGAGGACGGTACCTGGAAGGACGAGGCGCCGGTGATGGCGCTCAGTCACCGCTCTCCCCTGACCGCCTCTTTCGCTCGTGAGATGTCGCGCGAGTCGGCCGAGGCGCCGACACGTGTCGCGCTTGTGGGTTGCGGCGCCCTCGGCTCGAAGGTTAGCCTTCACCTCGCTCGGGCGGGGCATGTGAGCCAGAGCCTTGTCGACCTGGCGGATCTTGCGCCCCATCATCTCGTACGCCACGGCCTACCGCCGGAGGCCGTCGGCAAGAACAAGGCCGAAGGCCTCGCGGGCTACATCAAGTCGATGTACCGCCTCGACGAGTCGCATGTAGATGTCCGCTCGTATCCAATATCGATTTATGACCTCCTAGAGCGCCCTGACGAATTTCTCGACACTCCGTTTCTGATCGACGCAACGGCGTCGACCGCGGTCCTGAACGCGCTCGTCGACACGCACGACCTGCCGGCATCGCTTCACTTCTCGCGCTGCGAGATCGCGCACGCGGGGCGGTTGGGAATTCTTCTCTGGGAGGGGACGGCCCGGAATCCGAGACTCGATGATCTCCAGGCATATCTTTTTCATCTCGGACGCCACAATAGGGCGATCGCGGAATGGCTCGCGGCGCATCGCCGGACGCAGCAAGAAGAGCGAGCCGAGGTTCTCGAAGAGATCGGGATCGGTATGAGCTGCAGTTCGACGACGATGCGTCTCTCGGACGACGTGATCGCCGTCCACGCAGCGCTAGTCGCTTCGGCCTACAAGCTCCGGGATAAGTGGGCGAGAGAGGGACTCGGCAGAATCCAGCTATCGCTCCTGGATGTGGGGAGCGGAGTGAACGCAGGTACTGAGACCCTGACAGTTCCGCCGGTCCTCATCCTCGACGCGCGCGATGCCGACGCCTGGCAGGTGCGAATTCACGCCCATGTAGTGGATAAGCTTCGCATCTGGATGAAGCGGGCAGGGAGGAACGAGACAGGGGGGCTTCTCCTAGGCTTTGCTCACCGAAAGCGTAAAGTGATCTACATCACGGACGCCCTGCCGCCGTCGCCCGACTCGAAGGGAACTCCCTACGCCTTCAAACGCGGCGTAAAGGACTACCCTGAGACCTTGGACGAGGTCGGAGGGAGGACCGGCAACCTCATCGGCTACGTTGGTGAGTGGCACTCGCATCCACAGGGACCCGCCGAGTTGAGCGAAAAAGACTTGCTGGCAGTGGCGGAGATCCGCGCTCATCTCGATAACGCGGGGCTGCCGACGCACATCATGGTCATTGCGCCGAAGGAAATCGCCTCCTTCGTCTTCACAACCGACTACTGAACGGCGTCTAAGACGGAACTGCTCAATGACCGGCGATGCTTGCCAAGTTTAATCTCTATGACTTCATCGGCGTTGTCGTCCCCGGGATCTTCTTCCTCTGGGCGCTCGGCGCGGTTTTGGACGTGAGCGCACTCCGCGAAGTACTACCGCTCGCCGGTGGCATCGCGGAAACGTCAGTAGTCATTGTCGTCGGATACGTAGTAGGTCTGTTGCTCCAAGGTATCAGTCAGCAGTTCACGGAGAGATTGTTGGTCTGGTGGTGGGGCGGCTTCCCGTCCGCGCGCTGGCTACTGCCCGAGGATCAACGGTTCACCAAGCGCTACCGCATCGAGGTTACGACCTCCTTACGCGCGAGATTTCAGATCAACCTTGCGGAGGAACGGCTCGGCGATATCCCCCGACCCGAGGCGCTCAAGCGAGCCCAGGAGATCTTCTATCGCTGCTATCGGGCTGTTGAGAAAGCGAGCGAGCTGCCCCAGACATTCAATGCGCAGTATGGCCTCTTTCGCGCCCTCCTCACAACGTTCGTGCTGCTCCTCATCGTGAGCTCATCGCGACTTGCCCTGACCTACAGGGACGGGGCATTAAGTGCGCCAGGCTATCTTGCACTCGGCGTTGCCATCGTAGGCACTGTGGTGAGCTACTGGAGGGTGACGAAACGAGGCGAGGATTTCGCGAAAGCGGTCTACGACGTTTTGCTCGCGAGTGAGCCGCAACGATAAGATCCGCCTGTCTCTACGCGAGGCCTCGCGACGTCGCGACTTCGAGGATTTTCCGTCGAGATTATCTTCGTGGGACCCCACTCGGCCTCGAACGGGCTTGCCCTACCCTGCCCGCTTCGGAGTCCGTCTTGTGGGCCGGCGGGGCTCCGGAGGACTTTGGGACGTCAGACCAACGTCACAGGTGATACGCGTCACTCGATGAACAATCGTCTAAACCAAGCCACAAAACCAATCGCCTCAGCCGCATCGTGCGCAAAAATCCGAGCCCGCAAAGCAGTTCCGAAGGGAAGACCTGGCGGATCCTGCCAGGCTAGCCAGGCATGTATCGCGCTCTTCTGTTCGTCTGTCGAGTTACAACCTTGCGTCAGCGCCTCATGAGTTGCGCGCCTAGCGAAATCCCAGCAGCGGTCATCCACCGGTACGAGGCGTTGGAGAAATTCTTCCAGTCGTCCCCCCGCGCTATTGTCTGGCATGAGCCAGACCCCTACGCGCGATGTGGGTCTGATACCTTGCACAATAGTGCCTTGCAGAACCGGCGTCGCAGGAAGTACGACTCCGACCGGAGCAAGACCATTCCGCAAGCTGCTCCACCGGGCTTCAATGTCTACATCCGCGTCCAGCACGATGCCGACGCGCTCGTACCGTCCCTTAGCAGTGACGGGTGCGGACTCCAGCAGTTCGCCGACCCCTCCAGTCTCGTCGATGTACGGAGCGGCTTCCGCGTCCCAATTGAAGCCATGCCGCACCATAAGATGGACAATTGAATGAAGATCGTCGGTACCCTCCACTAGGAGACGAGACAGACTCTTCTTGGAGGGAGGCATTAGCGCATTTCGACGTGACGCCTCGCTGCGACAGTGATCTCCTGCACACTATAGCGAACTGTGTGATCAAGATCACGCTCTATCCGATGAAGTGCTACATCGATCTCGCTAATCTGCCGGTCTCCGTGAACAGAAGCAAGCGAGTTGACGCAGTCCAAGCTGTGAGTTGTTGCGAATACTTGCACATCTAATGCTTTGGCGGTTTCGATGACCAGGCGCCACATATTCTCCATGACGGTAAAGTGAAGACCAGTGTCAATCTCGTCTACAAACAAGTAACCACCTCGAGCGGCAATTAGGTTCAGTGATAGCGCAAGCAGGCGCTTCAAGCCGTCGCCAACGTTTCCGATCGGCAGCCTTTGGTCGGAGTCCCTAAGCTTCAGAAAGACCCCGCGCCGAAGGCGTCGTTCTCCGAGAAACGCTATTCGCTCTATGGACGGTTCGATGATCTGCAGTGCTTCAACAACTTTATTCTCCTCGGGCTTAAGAGCTATGCTGTCCCACAAGGCATTTAGGCGAGGCGTTTCTATCGACTCGGGACGTAGAAAATTTGCGGCCGCAGAGCTCTCCACAGGTGCAAGCGAAATCCTCCGACGGGCTTCCGAAGAGATGGCACCAGTGGGAAGCAGCGGCAAAACGACAGGTCCGGGACTCGAACCGCTTAGGAAACTGATCGCTAGCGACGGGCCAAGCTGTGCAAGACCGAAAAGGTCGGGCTCTGCCACGCTACGCTCACTCGTAACTTCAATGATCTGGCACGTTACCGACTTAGGACCTGGCGTCCCGGAAATGGAGAAATGGGCGCCCTCAATCACGTGGCCGAAAAATTGATGAGAAATGGCCAGATCACGCCGAACCATCTGTCTTTCTTCTTCATCGATCGATGGAGCCTCTTCGCCACGACGCATCGAGCTGCGAAACAGTGCCCATGCGTTACCGAGAACCAACAGCTCAATCGCGTCGAGAAGCGAGGTTTTACCCGCGTTATTCTTCCCGACAAATAAATTGACGCGGCTCAGGCCATCGACTCTAAGTTTTCTGAACGTTCGATAAGCGGTCAGCATCACGCTAGAAAGCATCCCCTGCTCCTCTGGATCTCAAGCCCTAATTCTGGCATGCAGTCCGCCTGCTGCATCAGTATTGACCGCCCTTGACCTTGCCCTTTTGGCGTCAGGTGCTTGGGGGCAGATCGCGGACCCGTCGGCGGCGGGAGTTGCGAGGGCGCCCCGCCAGCCACGTTGGCGGGAGTGTACGCCCCTCGTCCTCGCTGAAGCAAGAATGTCATCGAAGCGATACGGCAGGTTAGCGACAGTCGCGCGGAGGGCACGAAAACGAGATCCATCGACCCGCCCGACGGCGCTCCGGTGACCGTTTGACCGCGCTTTCGCGTTGCGCTTCCGCGGTAGCGCCCCGGCCGACCGCCTTGAAGGCGGCCGGCGCCCGAACGCCCTTCGCGGAAGCGAAACGGATTACTGAACCAGCCGCACGGCGCTCTGAGGGACACGGTTAGCCTAGAGTGTACGGCTCCCGTTGTCGATAGCATGCGTCGTTACGACGTGAGCGCGAGGACCTCCAGCGGGACTACGAGGGGGGAACAGCCGGTAGGACGAATCCCGTTCGGGGATTGAACCCGTGTTGCCCATTAGCGGAGTCGATCCGGCCCTTGAGCGGAGGGTCGCACGCGCGGAGGTCGCATGCTGGGATTGAAATGGGAGTATGTCGTCGGTGAAATGCGCTGCTTTCGTGTCACTCGGTATCTCTGTACCAGGGGCATGGTGTCCCTGGGCCGGGCCGTCAGCGGAGGGCACGGCGATCTCCAGGGGCGGGCGCTTCCGGACCGCTTCCGATAACGGCCGTTCTGTCGCCAACGCCCAACGCCCCTTTGTCCTTCCTACGCTCTCGGCCTGCACCGGCGACGTCTGGAGACGCTCGACCTCGAGCAGCTCGACCGCGACGCCCGGGCGGTCATCGCCGCGGCGGGGCCTGAGGCGTTTCCCGAAGCCCGCTACGGCTCGCCGCTGGAAGATCTAAAATCCACGCCGACAGCTGTGTATCTGACCGGCCTCCTCGCCGTGACGGCACCGCTGCCCGACTTCAGCGTCATCCGGGCGCCCGCGCTGGCGCTGCTCTCGCGCGGTGGGCGGTTCGGCGATCCCACGGTGACGGCCCGGATCCTCGCAAACCTCCCCCAGTGCACAACGCAGATGCTCGAGGCCCGGCACTGGATCCCTACCGAGTGTCCGATCCAGATGCGCCAGGCGATCGAGGAGTGGTGCAGTAGGGCGACCTTGACGTAATCCGTGATGCGCAGCCCGTTCTCGATCACGCCGGAAGACGAGCGGGGGTGAATGGACATCGCGACCGAGGTCTCCAACGCGTCACAGAATTCCCTTATCTCCCAGGAATCTATCCACGAGCGCCTCTAGCTTGAACTGCTCCATTTCCTGTATAAGATTCGCGTGAACGATTCCCTTCCGCATCGCCGCGCCGATCAGCTTCACCATATCCTCTTTGCTGATTCTCTTTGCCATCCGCCCCAACGACGTTTTAATAGCCGGGAATTCGTCCAATGTCTTCCTTCTGACCAACGGCGCCGCATAATACTTTGGAAAGAATCCCTTGTCATGGGCTGCCGGACTGCTCGTCCTGGGTTTTCTCGCGATGTTCTCCTTTTTACCGGCGCTAGGGCTGCGGCGGAATCGCGTCCAGTTTCACGATGTCCTCGTTCTCGACGCCTCGGAACCAGCCCGCTGGAATAAGCCCAGCCGGAGGGAGATCGCGCCTCCATCCTCGCGCTGTCATGCAAGCACGAAAGAAGACCGGCCTGACTACGCCATAGTCGGGCGCGGCGCTCGTTGACACCGCGGCTTCCCGCGCGCATTCGCGATGATCGTGCGTAAACTCAACGATGCTCGCACCTGGCCTGGTCCAATGGTAGATGCCACAGCCGGCGAGCCCGACGACGAGAACCGCCAGAACCGTCATTTTCATCACGTCCTCGCTCTCCCGTAGAGATGGAACTGGCGGAGCAGCTTAGCATGTCGCACAGGCCCCGATCGCTCGATCGTCAGCTCGGATCACGGCAGGGCCGGCTTGCGACAGACAGTTGGTCCCCCACCCCAAAGCGCCGTTGAATAACCGCGCGGTGCCCTTCATCGCTGAACATCTGGACGCGTACCGGATGTCATTCGCAAGTGATTGGGCCCTTCTACGTGTGCAGCCCGCTCAGTGTTCTGGTGTGA is a genomic window containing:
- a CDS encoding ATP-binding protein; this translates as MLSSVMLTAYRTFRKLRVDGLSRVNLFVGKNNAGKTSLLDAIELLVLGNAWALFRSSMRRGEEAPSIDEEERQMVRRDLAISHQFFGHVIEGAHFSISGTPGPKSVTCQIIEVTSERSVAEPDLFGLAQLGPSLAISFLSGSSPGPVVLPLLPTGAISSEARRRISLAPVESSAAANFLRPESIETPRLNALWDSIALKPEENKVVEALQIIEPSIERIAFLGERRLRRGVFLKLRDSDQRLPIGNVGDGLKRLLALSLNLIAARGGYLFVDEIDTGLHFTVMENMWRLVIETAKALDVQVFATTHSLDCVNSLASVHGDRQISEIDVALHRIERDLDHTVRYSVQEITVAARRHVEMR
- a CDS encoding glycine betaine ABC transporter substrate-binding protein, with amino-acid sequence MARKPRTSSPAAHDKGFFPKYYAAPLVRRKTLDEFPAIKTSLGRMAKRISKEDMVKLIGAAMRKGIVHANLIQEMEQFKLEALVDRFLGDKGIL
- a CDS encoding Mov34/MPN/PAD-1 family protein produces the protein MRCLTWNDAYHAIAMQVLVDLPSRGPVDDVDIRTVEPILLLVHQKQFPRKAPFAYSDRLDFPSSRLPHLIPTGRKDLACFCLHRGSLDDWFAEHSVTDLVHRVQGWLRDAASNRLIREEDRFEGTRIDHAVGIIVYPARDLTGAVEAGWASSGGCQGSSYLMATLLKNQATGAYFSARISYRIDFVLPETPSGRLIDLFRKYNRVIDEKADEDRLLLGMLVWASKTAVTRYFGTLPASYGDLRNFCREIDIDLEAAAAPYRALGAQLLGGVPMVVALLRPHALIGEGTAVELLNFVILASEDHSNEDGTWKDEAPVMALSHRSPLTASFAREMSRESAEAPTRVALVGCGALGSKVSLHLARAGHVSQSLVDLADLAPHHLVRHGLPPEAVGKNKAEGLAGYIKSMYRLDESHVDVRSYPISIYDLLERPDEFLDTPFLIDATASTAVLNALVDTHDLPASLHFSRCEIAHAGRLGILLWEGTARNPRLDDLQAYLFHLGRHNRAIAEWLAAHRRTQQEERAEVLEEIGIGMSCSSTTMRLSDDVIAVHAALVASAYKLRDKWAREGLGRIQLSLLDVGSGVNAGTETLTVPPVLILDARDADAWQVRIHAHVVDKLRIWMKRAGRNETGGLLLGFAHRKRKVIYITDALPPSPDSKGTPYAFKRGVKDYPETLDEVGGRTGNLIGYVGEWHSHPQGPAELSEKDLLAVAEIRAHLDNAGLPTHIMVIAPKEIASFVFTTDY